The DNA sequence CGCAGCGGGGCGGTGCAGTGGGCGTACGGGGCGGCGACGGCCGCGTGGACGGGGTCGGCGGGCGGGGGGCGCTCGGCGGGGCGTTCGCGGTCGAAGACCGCGTAGCCCGCGCCGCGCAGCAGGGCCGTGCACTCCTGGAGGAACGCCGCGTGCTGCGGGTGCGCCGGGTCCAGGGCCCGCAGGACGACGGCGTACGGCATGTCGTCCGGCCAGTTCACGCCCAGCGCGCGGGCCGCCCGGCGCAGGGCCGCGACCGCGGGTCCGGGCGCGGCCGGCAGGGTGCGGAGGACGCCGGTGCCCGCCGCGAGCATCAGATCGGCGGCGGCCATGCCCGTCAGCAGGGAGAGCTGCGCGTTCCAGCCCTCCACGGGCGGTGGCGTCCGGTACTCCAGGACGTAGCGGCCGTCCTGCCGGACGATCTCCTGCTCGGGGACGTTCAGCGAGACGCCGCCGCGTTCCCGTTCCCGCTCCTGCCGGAGCAGGCCCGTCTCGCGGAGCAGGACCAGAGGCTCGTCGGCGGTGCCGGTGTCGAGGGCCCGCTGGACGCCCGGGTAGTCCAGGCGGGCGCGGCTGCGGACGAGGGCCCGGCGCAGGTCCGTACGGACGACGGCCCCGTCCGCGTCCAGGTCGAACTCCCACAGCAGCGCCGGCCGGTCGTGGTCGGGCAGCAGGCTCGCCGCGTCCTCGGAGAGGACGGCGGGGTGGAGGGGGACGCGGGTGTCCGGGTAGTAGACGGTCACCGCGCGGCGGTGCGTCTCGGCGTCCAGCGGGCCGCCGGGGGTGACGAAGGACGCGACGTCGGCGATGGCGTAGTGGAGGCGGTAGCCGCCCTTCGCGCGGCGGGCCAGGTGCAGGGCTTGGTCGAGGTCCTTCGACCCGGGCGGGTCGATCGTGAACAGGGGCAGCGCCGTCGCGTCGTACGCCGGGACGCGGGGCCGCCGCCGCGCGGCACGGTCCGCCTCCGCCCGGACGTCCGCGGGGAACCCGGCGGGGGCGTGCGTCCGCTCGCGCAGCTCGCGCAGCGCTCTCTGCAGCGGGGCGCGGTCCTCGTCCGTCACCCGCATCGTGCGGCGGGGCATGATCCGAGCGTAGGGGCGGGCCGGGCGGGTGGCGCGGTGAGTGTGGCGTACGGCGTTAGGCTCGCCGGGGCCGCCGCGAGAACCTCGCCGGGGCGGCCGTCGGAACAGGGACACAGGAACACAGGGATACAAGGAGAACCGATCGTGCTCGTGCTGCTGCCGCCGTCCGAGGGGAAGGCCACCGGCGGGACCGGGGCCCCGGTGGACACCGGCGCCCTCTCCCTTCCGGGGCTCGCCGCCGCGCGGGACGCCGTGCTCGCCGAGCTGGTGGAGCTGTGCTCGGGCGACGAGGAGAAGGCGGCCGGCGTGCTGGGGCTGAGCCCCGGGCTGCGGGGGGAGGTCGCCAAGAACGCCGGGCTGCGGACGGCCGGCACCCGGCCCGCCGCCGAGGTCTACACCGGCGTCCTCTACGACGCGCTCGGTCTGACCACGCTCCCGGCGGCCGCCCGGCGCGCCGCCGAGCGGTCGTTGCTGGTCTTCTCCGGGCTGTGGGGCGCGGTGGGCGTCGGGGACGCCATCCCGTCCTACCGGTGTTCGATGGGCGTGAAGCTGCCGGGGCTGGGCGCGCTCGGCGCGTTCTGGCGCGGGCCGATGGCGGAGGCGCTGCCCGCCGCCGCGGGGGAGGGCCTCGTCCTGGACCTGCGCTCGGCCGCCTACGCGACGGCCTGGAAGCCGAAGGGGGACGTGGCGGAGCGCACGGTGACGGTGCGGGTGCTGCAGTCGCGGGTCGTGGGCGGGGTCGAGAAGCGGTCCGTGGTCAGTCACTTCAACAAGGCGACCAAGGGGCGGATGGTCCGCGACCTGCTCGTGGCCGGGGCCGTGCCCGCGGGCCCGGGGGAGCTGGTCGTGGCGTTGCGGGACCTGGGGTACGTGGTGGAGGGCGGCGCTCCGGAGAGGGCGGGGCGGCCGTGGGCGGTGGACGTGGTGGTGACCGAGCTCTGAGGGCCGCCCGGGGGTCAGGCGCCCAACGGGCCCTGCTGTCCGGTGGGTTGGGCGACGGATATGTGCGCGGGGTGACCGGGGCCGTCGTCCGGGCGGCGGCCCCGGCCCGGCCGGCTACAGGAACTTCACGCTGTGGAAGTCGTCGAGCGTGACCGTCTTCGTACCGCCCTTCGGGATGTCCGCGAAACCGCCTTCGCCGCAGTTGCCGCCGAGGTAGACCCGGGCCGTCCTGTTCGTGCTGTTGACCATCTTGTTGGCGCCGAACTCGAAGAAGAGACAGACGTTGTTCATCGGGTCCACGAAGGTGCGGGTGAACCCTGTGGCGCGGCTCTGGTAGATGAACTCGCCGGAGGCGGCCGGTGCGGTGGTGGCCAGGCCGGCGGTCAGGGCCAGGGCCGCCGCGAGGACCAGGGCCGGTCTCGCCGCCCGGCGCCGTGAGGATGTGGACACTGCGTACCCCCTTCGTGGGCGGAGGGCCGCCGGTCTCCGGGACCGGTGGCACGGGCACCGCGTGGACGCCGCCCGGTCCGCCCTTCCACAGGAGAATTCGCCCCCTCCGTCCGCAAGGGAAGAGCCCTGTCCCGGTATCACCTGTTCGGAGTATCACGTTCCGCCATCACCCGTTCGGGCCATACACCTGCCGCTCCCACGGGAGTATCCAGGGGGTTGGGCAGCGCGATAGGGGGCGGCATGAGCACTCCGGCACCGATCCGGGTACTGCGCGGAACCGACCTGCTGGACCTGAGCTTCGGGTTCGTCGGGCTCAAGTTCGACGACCGGCCGGGGAGCCGGCGGCTGGTCCGCGCCGATCCACAGCAGGACGGGCTGCTCGTCGTCACGCTCGGGCCGCAGCACGTCACGGAGCACGCGCTGCTGGAGGAGGGCACCGATCCGGATCCGCGGGACGCGCCCGTCGGCTCGCTCGTCAGCGGGCGGAGCGTCCTCGTCTTCGAGGTCGGGGCACAGGACGCGGTCGGGTACTCCGAGGCGGGGCTGCTGGCGGCCATGCGGGTGCTGCCGCTGCGCGTCGTCGACGCCGCCCGGGAGGCCGACCCGGCGGTGGTGGCGGTCCGGCCACCGCCCGGTGCGGAGGCGGACGGGGCGGGCGGGGCGAGTGGGACGGGACCGGAGGGGGCGGACGGCGCGGGGGTGCGCGGGGGAGCGGAGGCGGACGGTGACGCCACGGACCGGGCCCTCGCCCTCGTGCGGCTGCTGCGCACCACCGCCCAGCTCACGGCGCGGTACGGCGTGGACGCCACCCTCGCCGCCGCGGCCGAGGCGGCCGGCGCACCGCCCGTCCCCCGTACCCCCGAGAACCCGCTCGCCGACCCCGCCCACCCCCGCACCGGCATCGAACTGCCGTACAGGCTCCTGCTGTCGCCCCCGGGGCAGGCCCGCTGGATCCACCGGGACGCGGTGGACGACCCCGGGCCGGGCGAGCGGGTGGCGCTCTGGCACACCCGGCTGTCCGGGGGGACGGTCCGCGCGGTGTGGAACCGCGACCGCGACCCGGGGACGCCCGCCCCCGAGGTGACTCGGCTGCCGCTGACCCCGCGCGACCGCACCGACCTCGTCGATCTCACCGCGCACGACGGGCTGTCCACGGTGGAGGGCAAGCCGTTCACACCGCTGCCGGTGAGAGCCCGCACACTGATGCTGTCGGCGCTCGGCGGCTGGCTGGAGAGCGTCGGGCAGTGGCCCGAGCGGCCGGCGGGCATCGACCTGTCGGACTGGCGGCAGCACACCACCCTCGGCCGGGACCACTACGTGCGGGTGATGCACGAGGGGTACCTGTGCCCCTTCGGGCACCGCGCGGCCGTCGTGACGGTCACCGAACGGAAGTTCAAGGACCCCCGGACCGCCTTCCTCTTCCAGCGCTTCTACGTCCTCGTCCGGCAGCCCCTGCGCACCTACGACCCGGGGCGGCCGCTGCCCGCCAAGGACGGCGACCCGGCCGCCGACCTCACCAACCTCCTCTTCCCCTTCACCAGCGTCCGGCTGGACACCCTCGTCACCCCGAACCTCGTCCACCTGCCCGATCCGCCCACCTCCGCCTCGTTCTTCCCGGCGACGGCCACCGAGGACCCCTTCCTGTTCAAGGCCACGGCGGTGGACCACCAGGGGCGGATCATCGAGTTCCGCACCCCGCTGCTCTTCGTCCCCGAGCACCTGAGCCGGGGGGACCGACTCGCCGCCGTGCTCGCCGAGTACAACCGCCCGTCCCTGCCCCCGGTGCCGGCACCCGACGGCTCCCGGACCGCCGCCACCGTCGACCCGCCCACGTTCACCAGCGCCGCGCTGCTCGGCCAGTCCGTGGCCCTGGCGCCGCCCGTCAAACCGGACGACACCAGCGTCGACGTGGCCCACCTCGTCTGGGCCGCCGCCGCGCCGCCCGCCCTCGCCGTCCCGGACCCGGCCCATCCGGCGCCCGGCGAGGCGCAGTTCATCCCACAGCTGAGCTGGGCCACCGCCGCCGTCCCCGCCGTCGGCGCGCTGACGGGAGGCGGTGCCGCCGCCGTACCCGTGACGTACGCGCGGCGGTACGCCCTGTCCGGCTTCGCGGCGGCGACCCAGGGGGCCAGGAAGGGCAACCCGGGCGAGGTCTTCCTCAGCCTGCTGCACACCGGGGCCCCCGCGCTCGCCATGGACTTCGGCAGCCAACGCGACCGCTCCGGCGCGCTCGTCGCGCCCAGCTTCGACATCGCGGGACTGTCCCGCGCCACCGGCCCGGTCTCCGGGACCGGACCCGTCGCCACGGCCGTGGACCGCATCGCCGGCGGGGAGTTCGACCCCGCCGACTTCTTCGGCACCCTCGACATCAACTTCCTCGGCGTCCTCTCGCTCGCCGACGTCATCCGGCACATCCTGCCCGGCGACCCGCTGCCGGCCCTGCACGTCCCCAACTTCATCACCCAGACCGTCAGTTCGGTCACCGGGTTCCTCACCGACCTGCGCCGCGTCCGCGACCTGGCCGACAACGCCGCGCCCGGCCTGCCGCCCGCCGCACGGCAGGTGGCCGACACCGCCCGTCGGCTCGCCGAACTCGTCGCCGCCTACCTCGCCGAACACCTCTCCCATCCCTCCCTTCCCACCGCCGTGCCGCTGACGGGCGGTTCGCCCGCAGCCGGTCCCGCGGCGGGCACCGGTCCGCCGGCGGCAGCCGCGCCGCCCACCGGCCCGCCGCCACCGAGCGCCGCGCCTTCCACCAGTACGCCGCCACCGAGCACCGCGCCCGCCGCCGGCCCGCCCGTCACCCTCCAGCAGATCGACGACGCCTTCGCCGCCTTCTCCACCGCCCTCACCAGCCTCCTCACCTCCCTCCCGGCCACCGCCGACCCTGGCCTCCGCACCCTGCTCACCCGGGTCCGGGAACAGGCCGACACCTGGACCACCGCCGCCGGGCAACTGCCCTCCCTCCGCGACGCGCTCCAGCAGGCCGCCCGGGGCCTGAAGCTCCCCGAGACGGTCAGCACCCGCATCGAGTGGAGCCCGCAGATCAAGCCCTGGCCCGACACCGGCGACCCGGTCTTCGTCCCGCACACCGAGGGCACCCGGACCGTCGGGCGGCTCTCCCTCGTCGTCGACCTGCGCGGCTCGCTGCGCCCGGACGTGTCCTCCGGGGCCGACGTCACGTGCTCGCTGGAGAAGTTCGACCTCGTCCTCATCCCCTCCTTCCAGGCCATGCGGCTGACCTTCGACCGCGTCCGCTTCCGGATGCGCGCGGGCGAGAAGCCGGACATCGACGTCGGCTTCCGGAAGGTCGAGTTCATCGGCCCGCTGTCCTTCGTCGAGACGCTGCGGCAGCTCATCCCCATCGACGGTTTCAGCGACCCGCCCGGCATCCAGGTCACCACGGCCGGCATCACCGCCCGCTACGGCATCCCCCTCCCCAATCTCGCCGTCGGCGTATTCAGCCTGGAGAACATCCGCCTGGACGCCTATCTGGACCTGCCGTTCATCGGCCGGCCGCTGGAGATCGGCTTCTCCTTCTGCAGCCGCCAGGCCCCCTTCCGGCTCACCGTGTCCCTGCTCGGCGGCGGCGGCTTCTTCGGCATCGTCATCACGCCCAAGCACGT is a window from the Streptomyces mobaraensis genome containing:
- a CDS encoding RNB domain-containing ribonuclease, which produces MPRRTMRVTDEDRAPLQRALRELRERTHAPAGFPADVRAEADRAARRRPRVPAYDATALPLFTIDPPGSKDLDQALHLARRAKGGYRLHYAIADVASFVTPGGPLDAETHRRAVTVYYPDTRVPLHPAVLSEDAASLLPDHDRPALLWEFDLDADGAVVRTDLRRALVRSRARLDYPGVQRALDTGTADEPLVLLRETGLLRQERERERGGVSLNVPEQEIVRQDGRYVLEYRTPPPVEGWNAQLSLLTGMAAADLMLAAGTGVLRTLPAAPGPAVAALRRAARALGVNWPDDMPYAVVLRALDPAHPQHAAFLQECTALLRGAGYAVFDRERPAERPPPADPVHAAVAAPYAHCTAPLRRLADRYTLECCVAAVTGASAPEWVRTALDALPAEMAAGSRRAAEAERECVDLVEAALLRDRIGEVFDAYVVDVIDRRPTAGTVHLYEPAVVGHVEGDPDGPPLHLGHRTRVRLIEANPGRDKVWFAPA
- the yaaA gene encoding peroxide stress protein YaaA, with protein sequence MLVLLPPSEGKATGGTGAPVDTGALSLPGLAAARDAVLAELVELCSGDEEKAAGVLGLSPGLRGEVAKNAGLRTAGTRPAAEVYTGVLYDALGLTTLPAAARRAAERSLLVFSGLWGAVGVGDAIPSYRCSMGVKLPGLGALGAFWRGPMAEALPAAAGEGLVLDLRSAAYATAWKPKGDVAERTVTVRVLQSRVVGGVEKRSVVSHFNKATKGRMVRDLLVAGAVPAGPGELVVALRDLGYVVEGGAPERAGRPWAVDVVVTEL